Genomic segment of Bifidobacterium lemurum:
GCCTCCAGCGGGAGTTCCATGCGGTGCACGATGTGGCCTTGCAGATTGACCAGTGCGCCGCGCATGACGTAGGGCTGTGAAAGGTCGATGGAGACGATGCGCCAGACGTCTGGGTCGATGGTGAGCAGACGGCCGCGCTTGCCGCGTCCTTCACGTTCGTCGGTGCCGCTTTCGCGCAGAATGGCTTTGTCCAGCATGTCGGACGCGGCTTCGGACGCCGCCACGCGCGACAGGCCGGTTTGGCGGCCGAGCTCGGCGCGGGACATGCGGTTCTGCGGAAACAGCAGGTCGAACATGAGCAGTCGGTTGATGACGCGGATATCAGAGGGATCGGCCTTGGAAGCAGCGCGAGGTGCGTTCATAGGAAAACCTCCTTAGATAATAGGCGTGCGGGGGTAAAGCATCGTTGCAGCGGCCATTTTAGTGTATCACAAAAGTAAGGAACTTAACAAATATATGAGGGTGGGTTTTGGGTACTTGCCTGTATGGGCTGGTGTCGCTGAAGCTTCATTTTCTGAGCAAACGCGGGTTGACTGGCTGTCATGACGTCAGATGTCTGAAAACACTACCTCGATAATTAGGGATTGATGTAAATATTCCTAACTGAAGAGGGTGGGGGCGCGTCGCCGTGGCGCGGAACCATGCATGCCCGCAACCCGACGGGAGGGTCCGAATATCGGACAACGACGAAGGGGCCGGTCCCTTCGCCGGACCGGCCCCTTCGCCGTAAAGAGTCGTTGGTCTACGCCGGTCAGCGCCACCACATGGTCATCAGGAATCCGACCATGATGATCGCGAACGCGATGGCCAGGTTCCACGCGCCGATATTCGGAATCGGCCAGGAGCCGGACGGCGAGAGGTAGTAGACCACGGCCCAGATCAGGCCGATGATCATCAGCGTGCAGAACAGCGGCACGAACCAGCGCGGATTCGACTTGGTGCCCTTGATGGACTCCTCCACGCGCTTGGTGTTCTCCGCCTGGCGGGTCATCATGCGGCGCATCTGCGGGGTCAGCGTCGCCTTGTCGGCGGTGGCGTTGAGCACCGCCTGCACCTGCTCCATATCGATGCCGAGATCCTCAATGTCGACTTCGGCGGAATCCTCGGCCTTGGCGTCGTCGGTCTCAGCCTCGGCGGTCGTGGCGTCGGCGTCGGTCTCGGCCTCGGCGGTCGCGCTCGCGTCGGCCTGGACGTCGGTCTCAGCCGTCGCCGCGGCCTCGCTCGGGGCCTCGCTCTGGACTTCGCTTTGCCAGTCCTTCTGCTCGTTCGAGTCGGTTTCGTGCAGCTCTTGGTCAGCCATCAGCATAGTCTCCATTCAATAGGCTAAAAGTCATAATAGTGGCTACACTCGAAACTAGCGAACAACGCTCACAATAAGCGGGGAATTCATGGCAAAACATACCGGCAGACACAGCGCGAAGCGCTCTTGGGTGGCGGGTGTCGCGGTTTTCGTCGTCGTGGCGTTGAGCGGATACCTGCTGATGACGAACGTGCGCGTCAACCGCACGTCGGTCGTCACCTCCGACACGGCCGATCTGGTGGAGCAGGGTGTCGGCGAGATCAACCAGCTGCAGCAAGACATCACCGACCTCAGCTCCCAAATCGACACGCTCACCGAAGTGATCGGATCGAACTCCGACGACGAGACGGCCGACGGCGAGACCTCCGGCGAGGACTCCAGCCTGGTGCTCC
This window contains:
- the crgA gene encoding cell division protein CrgA yields the protein MLMADQELHETDSNEQKDWQSEVQSEAPSEAAATAETDVQADASATAEAETDADATTAEAETDDAKAEDSAEVDIEDLGIDMEQVQAVLNATADKATLTPQMRRMMTRQAENTKRVEESIKGTKSNPRWFVPLFCTLMIIGLIWAVVYYLSPSGSWPIPNIGAWNLAIAFAIIMVGFLMTMWWR